The nucleotide sequence ttcctgatcagaGATAGCTGATGTCTGTAAGGAACATTGCAGCACCTCTCTATCTTCCTTCTCATTTACGGAATGCCCATTCACGAAGTCAAATTTCATAAACACAGAGTAGTAAATGGATGACTTGTGAGTGGAGCTCGTGTTTATTCCTAGACAAGAAGTAATTGACAGAATCAATAGCCTGTTCCCTAGGAGTCGACAAATCCCTAGAGAACTGGGGATCCATAGAAATAAAACTCCCTTAACCCGTATCAAAAACAATACTGAGAGAAACAAAATGCTAAACTGACCAGAATTAATAGAATTCAAATAATCAGCAATAAATACTATACAGAAAAAGACCACAATTTGAGCTTGTTTGTGCTATAGAGAGGGGAGCAATTCTTCCAAAAGAAGACACCATGAAAAtccttttttcacatttttgaaatCTCTTTGTTTCAGCAGTACAGGCTGAATTTCATAAGGGAATTGTGATTTGCTTCCCCCCCGGTTGATTGTTCTAATATCACCTGTAGACCTCCCAGGGACAACGGACTCTTCCATCTTTATGGCACTGTCATTTGCAGTCAAAACAATTTTAGCATGATAAAGATGTGTTACAATAACTCCTGATTATAATACAGCTTTATTGAGTTAAAACGCCTTGATTTCTAATGACAGAGCAGTGATAGCTCTGAGGTGATTATGGTGAAGGGATTTAACAGTTGGAAGCCCTGAGTACCACCTGTCATCACATGATGTACTTCATTGGAGGGAACAGATATTAGAGTGGAGGCCAAGATGGCCCAGCCTATAATGAGACCCCCACTGACAGATCCTCAGGTTGTCTGGAGAGAATAGAGATCCTTACCAAGTTGCCAACTTTTAGCCCGGAGCTAAAAAGCAGAAACCAACACTCCTTCTCACTCCTCCCACCCAACTTATACCTTTAGGTTTGAGAGAAAAGATGACGGAGTTCACGGCATATACACTGCTCGTGGAACACTGGCTAAGAAGCTTAGACACATGCGTGGCTCGTGGGTAAATCTGTCTTGGGTCGGCAGGCCTGGAGTGGGTCAGTACACAGCCTCACAGAGAGGAAGCCTAAAAAGccactttcaaaaacaaaaacaaaaacaaaaaaaccattgATGGTGAGAATTCCAAACAGTAAATTAACTTTGACATCGAAAGGAACAGATGGGTTTATGTTTCTCAAATAAACATGTCAGAGaaacaaagaacataaaaatccatCATTCTGATAAAGAGCCAGCTTCCCCTTAAACTGAGAAATCAgagaattgttttcattttgtgtctTGTCCTTACCCAGGTGATAAGATTGCTCAGCGGGCACTGAGTATCTTTGCTCTCCGCTGtactctcctcctacttgtgtgGAGCTTGCTGCTAGTCTGTGCTTTTCTTCCCCACAGCAGCCCCTGTGACCACGAAGGTTTTAATCATCACTGATGGATACCTCTCCTCTATAGAGAGCACAAATCTATCCCTCTTGTTTAATCTTGCCTTGCTGTCCTTGAGCAGAAATGGCATCGCAGACGTTCGGGAAGACGCCTTGCATGGCCTCTCAGAGTTGCGGACACTGTTGCTGGAGCACAACCAAATATCCAGCTCTGCGCTTACTGATCTCACCTTCAGCAAGCTTCGCGGTCTGCAGGTGCTCGTGCTTAGCAATAATGCTCTGCATACCCTGCGGGGGTCCTGGTTCCGGAACACCAAGGGCCTGACCCGGCTCCACCTGGATGGGAATCGGATCACTAACCTGACAGGAACTTCTTTCCGAGGCGTGAAGCTGCACCGTCTTAGGCATCTGGATttatctaacaattttatttcCTATATTGGGAAAGATGCTTTCCAGCCCTTTCCTCAACTACAGGAAGTGGACCTTTCTCGAAACAGGTTGGCCCACATGCCAGATGTTTTCACTCCATTGAAGCAGCTAATCCTTCTGAGTTTAGATAAGAACCAGTGGAGCTGCTCTTGTGATCTCTACCCCCTTGCCCGGTTTTTAAGAAACTATGTTAAGTCTGCTCGCATGCTCCGGAATGCCCAGGACCTAAGTTGTCAGCCATCTGCCATGGCTGTGGCCACTGCAAAGAGTGTGCTAAAGCTGTCTGAGACCAACTGTGACTCCAAGGTCTCCAACTTCACTCTGGTTTTAAAGAACAGAAGTCCCCTCCTCCTGGGGCAGGATGTGGCCCTGCTGACTGTCCTTGGCTTTGCAGGTATGCCAGGGAGAAATGTGCCCAGCTCATTTCCATGCTCTTAAAATACACTAAATGATGCCTTTCCCAGGCGATTTGGGGAACTTTTCCAGGGCTTGTGGAAGGGAGAGGTTGTCAGTAGATGTGGGAGGATGTTGATTGACCTGGAACAGGTTGTAAGAATTTCCTGTCGCAGAGAACCTAACAGAGGAAAGGGTCTTGGACCAGAATTCAAGAACTCTAGTCTTGGTATAATAACCACTGTAATCCTGAGTCAGTCACCTTGCCATTTAGATTCAGTTTTCTTGTCCATAATGCAGGAATAGTATCTACATTTTATCAATCATCCATTTGCCACAGAGCACTGGGACATTcattaaaacattagaaatagGGATTAAAAAGTGATGAGACACTGTCTCTTTCTTCAAGGTACTCACATCTGTGTGCTCCTCTGTGGTATAGTAAGCATCAGTGGGCTTCACCAGGTGCATGAGGAGTTGGTAGTATGGCAATCACATGCATCCTGCTCTATAGTGCTTGTACAGCACAGACATTTAGTGTATGAGCTCTGCAGTTAGATTACCCAATTTTGAATCTTGGCTGTCCTCTTACTTgttctgtgaccttggggaagttatttaacctctctgtgtcttgcTTTCTGCCTATTTGGGGGTTTTGAATTCTTGTAAGATTTCTGTTTATCAACTCACTCATAAACTTGGCCCATACCTCCCCAGACTGACTAAGGAGAAGATGATTTTCAACTCTTTAATTTTTCTAAGGTAGTTTAAACATCTCTTAACTATACATCAACTATTGTTACCTCTCACTGGGTGAATGACATAAAGTGATACTTAATATCATTAGTCAAAGATCAAATATACATGAGATTTCTTGAGTTATCTACCTGGATGTGTGTTTCCCCCCTATGCTTGCAGTGCGTGGTGAAATCCCTTGCATTTGTGGGTAACCATGGtgatgaggtgtgtgtgtgtgggggggtgcccCAAAGCTAGAACACCAGaggtttgcaaatgacatccaggACTGAACTGATGTATTTTGAATATGTGCTATAAATAATTGTTCCATAGCAGGTTTCCAGTGAAACCTGAACATCGGATTTTTAACTCCTGACAGTTACACCTTTAATCGGAATAGATGGGGACCAGCGTCAGGTCCAAACAATGGAACTACCATCGGCGGTAATCTGATTCACTTGGAAGTGAATTTAAATTCTCTcagaaagataaattattttaaaaactatgtaaCCATGTCAGTAATTGTGtgtgttaagaaataatttaccataaaagacaaaagcaaCAGGGCCAGGGAGTTTTACTTTAAATGTACTAGAATAGTAGAACTCAAGTGCTAGTTCTACAGAATAATTAATAGATATTCCAATAAAAACATACACAGATGCACATGTAAACAACATGTTGTGAGGTTCAAATTGATTTGGGTAATGGTGGATTAAACAAAGTGAAGTAGGTTTCTTTACTGcagcatttttctcatttctaatgaGCATTATGGATTAAGAGGAAGATACAATGTggaatgtttcttaaatttacttAATCATTAACTCTTTTTTCACAGAGGAGTTCATTAAATTCGTGTTTTGTAGGGCATCATTTTGGAAATATTACAATAGactaattttcaatattttctaagtattttctgtatctattttcagaaaaaaatttactacCAAATTACATTACTATAGAAATGGATATAAATTCTGGAAGATTCAAAGGTTTTGTCAAAATAATAGGAAGCTTATTATTCATGGACAAATTCTGATGAGTTATTAAGTATGATTATAACAAGTTATAATGTGTGAAAGTATCATTATGTATCTCTCATTGAGTGATTGTTAAAAATGTTCTTAGGaaatatttgtctttaaaaaattcctactATACAATTTATTCTATTAAGATTCTATTCCTTCTGAagtaaaaatgtaattaataatCTATAACTGTAGATTGTGGGGAAAAGACTTAGAACTATAATTTGACCCCtgattccctttttttcctttggctatagaaaaatcatcaaaattccagagaatataaaaaatcaaattcagtGAATTTAAAACTAATAAGTGGTTGTTTGGCATTATACTCTTAATATCTTAAAACCTCCTATTCTGTGAATTggttgaggaaaggagaaagatttCATGAAGCTGTAGCATTTCCAACAAGGACTTATcattaaattttgctttttgttgttagTTGTTTTTCCAACTCAGAAAGACTGttagaacactttttaaaaatagcaacaatGCCCATGGCAATGAAAATTCAACTATCTTCTTAATAGCATGTTCAGCCTGCCTACAAGCTTCATTTGCTGCTTTTTGCTCTCTGCACTAATAGAAAGTGACCATACCTGAGTAGTAATGTGATGCATACATAGTTCTAGCATCAACAACAGGAGAGTGAGTAGATCCTCACCATTTAGACACaattagaggaaaaactttaCCCTATAATCAGATTATGCCTACTCTCATTTCAATGGCTGATGCatgtatttaagaaaatttagatctttcttttctttattatttggcTTAGTAACTGCATCAGCCATACCAAGTATTctcttaatgattttattttttggacttTCTCTCaacgccccccccccgccaaaccTGAGTCTTCTAGGACCTAATAGGGAATATCAAAATGAAACAACAGCAGTAGGAATCATAAACATAAACCACAATGATGATTCACTGAACCTATGATCGAAGTTTACTGTGTGTTAAATgtcacatatattatctcatttaattactGAGTGGTATTAATCATCCTCACTTGATGGGGAGAAAaaataaggctcagagaggttagaaAACTTGCTCAAGGAAGGTGTCAGAACAAAGCTTTGAATCCTGAGTTTTCTTATTCCCTGTAAGACATAGGGAGTGttcctaaaattttattattttcgtatgtttttaatattttaaagccaaAAGTCTTTTTTGGAATTACCCTAGCTCTAGGCAATAAAGTGTCTGATTTAAGTTTTgctattacttttaaaaaaacctgttgtGTCATTAATAGAGATTAAATTACGTCAAAATGTGATAGTACTAAGAATATACtgtcacaaaaaaattaaagtgggGCTTATAAGACCTcaagatcggggcgcctgggtggctcagcgggttaaagcctctgccttcggctcaggtcatgatcccagggtcctgggatcgagccccgcatcgggctctctgcttggctgggagcctgcttactcctctctctctctctctctgcctgcctctctgcctacttgtaatctctatctgtcaaaaaaataaatcttaaaaaaaaaaaaaaaaaaaagacctcaagatCTGATAAACTACCTAAAGCTTGATGGTTTTTTACCAGAGGCTGCTATTCACTTTGGTTAATCTTCATctttaacagaaaaatgaagaaatcatggacttcctcttttctttcaagTTCAAAAAATATCATcatgttttcattaaattgtCTGCAGTAGAGGGAACCAGGCATGGTGCAATCAATCAAAAAGTCTAAAATGTTGACCTCATCTCTTTCACTGTCCTCATTTCCAGAGTCAGGAAACTGAGTTCTTCAGGGGAactgacttgcctaaggtcacacagcaattTGTGGTCAGAGCTGGACTTAGAAAACAAGGTTCCTAACTTAGTTGATACTGACACCATGTCTACCCCATCACCATTTTGGAGATTTGTAAAGTTAGAACACTCAGTGCATTTCATTATGAAAACTCATAAACAGAATCCCTTCTGTTTACTTAagaatattcaataaacattctGGTGAGGCTGTGTGAGAGTTGAGGGTACTGGAGATAAGATGTCGAACAAGACTGTAAAGGTCCATTTCCTCTCAGTGCTTAATTTTAGCAGGGGAAGACAGTGAACAAGCAAGCAAGTAAGCAAACACAGTAATTTTATACTGTTATAAGggctaagaaaaaaggaaatgactgggacagagagggaggtggggtatAACTCCAGAGACTTTGGCATCTAGGCAGTTGAGCATCTTTTGTCAAGATGGGAAACGGTGAAGTAGAAACAGGTGAGACTCTGCGTGTGAGTTTGAGAAACACTACTACCCTGTGCAGTTTTATTCAGAGGATAAGCTATACATACGCAGAACATGAAGGGACAGTTCCAGACAGTCTGAGATTAGATGTCAGTCATGATTTTGTGGGAGTTCATAGAAGGGAGTGATCTTTGAAAGATGGAAAAAACAGCAAAGGTATCGAGAAATTCAGAGGTACAGATTAAGTTTTTAAAGGCTAAAtaaagttccaaaaaaaaaaaaaaattcaaataaacagaGACAAGGGGAAAAGCTGCAAGATTCACTAGGGGCATACACAAAACCTTAGAAATATCTTAAGACTAATGAACTGAGGAGTTTGAAACACAgtgtttaaataatgaaaaatgaaaaattaggcAAAGGAGGGAGGTTACAGCCAGACTGCCCTGAGACTTGGATGCCCAGGGATTTGGCCTTTATGCTAATCAGAAGTCAATGACTTCTTCTGAGGTAGGGGGTGATTCTTTAGGgatgaaaaaaatatgacaatAGGAGGAGGTAATGGTATATGGGAATTTCAGGGTATGTACTAAATGTAGTCTATTTTTATTCACTATGGGattaagaaataggaaatttggTTTCCTACAGGCAGAAGAATTTTAATGCAAGAATGATTTTATCTTGAATGAATCTCAGTCCATGAAAAAAACTCCTTTTTTCCACCAAAGGCATTCCAGAtggtatttttcttataatttttaataggCTACAAAGAGAGCTCCAAATTAACAGACAGAACAATGTTGATTAAACAGCCTCTGTCTGCACTGGTATTTTTCTTCATGGTGATAGACTTCCCACCCATTCTGATGCCCTTTAAACCATTAACCTTGATATTTGTGGATTTCACATTTGGTGATTTATATGTTTCTTCCTTTGATGTTATCTTTTAATGGTCTCTCTATTTGTCACAGGAGCTGTTGGTCTCACTTGCCTAGGTTTAGTTGTATTTAACtggaaactccaacaaggcagaGCAAATGAACACACATCAGAAAACCTTTGTTGCAGAACCTTCGATGAATCCCTGTGTGCTCATGAGGCAAGAAATTACCACGCTAAGGGATACTGTAACTGCCACTTAACTCAGGAAAACGAGATAAAGGTCATGTCCATTGTGGGGTCCAGAAAGGAAATGCCACTTTTACAGGAAAACAGCCATCAAGCAGCACTGGCCTCTGAGTCCACAGCCCCTGACGGATCATTTAGAAACCTGAAAGGTAAAGACCATGGGGCAGACAGCACTTTCTTCTGCTTTGGTGGCAGATTGCTGCAGTCAAGATGTTCAGAGCCTCGTGGGAATATGGCAGCTTTTAATGAAGCAGGCTTACTTACAAGACATTGTCCAAAGAGAGTTAAAGAGCTAAGGAATCATGAGCCTGGGGAAGTCCAACCTCAAACTTTGCCACAGCATGTAACAAGAACAATAGGTGAGTTGCCTTTATTTTAGAAGATCCCACTCTGTTTAAATTCCTTCAAAAGACATAAtctcctttaattttcttaacaGGAGAATGCTATAAAAGTCATTGTGTAGCACCAGTCTGTCATTCTTCTAAAGATActagatctgtgtgtgtgtgtgtgtgtgtgtgtgtgtgtgtgcacgtgtgtgtttgGGGTAAGGTGTAGATGAGGACTCCCCCACCCTCAGGAGCTGAGAGTAAGTATATCTTATGCCTGTTGGAAAGTGAGTTTGTGACCCAACACCTAacaagtttttcttcttcttttttttttttctttaaagaaaagcagGCTTTTAAATAGCAATATGCTTCTAAGATTTATGGGAGGCTGAGTATCGGCTTCTATTCCGACATCCTTCGAGCTCTAATGCCAATTCTGCAGTAAGCAACCTTCTCAGAGCATGACATGTTAGAAGAATGGGCCTTCTAATGCTAGTGATTCATTTCAGGAATGATGTCAAGACACACACTTTGCTTGCTGAGCTGTCAAGGATGATAACTTTCCAGTCCAGGGAAAGTCAGGACTTAATTCATTGTCCCATGTTGGGAGCCAAGTGAATCTGGCCATGACATCTACCCACTGAACATGGGCAATGTCAATATTTAGGTAGAGGCAATGAAttaaatgtcttccttttccttcctgtatAGTAAGGTGATACGTTCAGGCTCAGCAGTGAAAACTTTGACAGCTTTTCTGTAAAGAGGTTCCTGTCATTTATTTGAATTGGTTTACAATAAGCAGAGATTTCTCTCAGAATATGAACGGTGGAGGTACTGCACCATGAAATTCTCACCATCAGGATATGGCCCTTAAGATGGATTTGGGGACaactggaaaagaatgaaactgtatgTTATTTCATGTGTGGCATAAGGCAGGCCATTGCATTCCCCAGATTCCAGTTCTTACTAGTTTCTGGGGACTGATGATTAGACTCAAGAGAGGAATagccaaagttaaaaaaaaaaaaaaaaagtctgccatAGAAACCAGATCAGACTggctttattttagaaagaaataaacacttACCCTTTCAATAGAACCACACTTTAGGCAGATGTTTAGCTTTGTCCAATGCCTTAACTTTTCTGTGGGAAACCCTTTTACTGAAGGGAATGTTGTCTCTTAACCATTTAAAACCCAGTCCCTTGTTTCACACAGAGAACAAAGTTGTTTGTCAAATCAATACATTTACTTTTGAGAAAGACTTGAAATTCTGCTACATGTCAGGCATTGTACTGGAGATGGAATGAATAGATATTGGAGGAGAAAACAACCAAGGCCACGTTTGCTTTAGAAGAGAAGTCAGTAAGAGTCAATGTCACTCCGGTTATGTCTTCAAACTGGGAAACACAGGATCACAGTATTTCAGGAGTAGGGAAGATTTAGAGATGATCTAGTCCAATAGTTCTGAATATTTATCTTTGAGTCACAGAATTCTCTTGGAATCTGATAAAAGCTGAAATTCTTTCCCCAGAATAATTTTATATCCACATAAAATTCCCATCTAAGTTCTATCTCTTGATACCCATTGAGTAAGTAGCTTCCCAACGTCCCCCAGAAAGTTGAAGGCAAATCTTAAGAGTCAGATGCAGGTGTGAAatactcttttcttcctttggataAAATGAACAATTTCAGAAGACAAGAGAAAGTATACTGTTATTTTAAACCTAACATGCATTGTAGTTAAGAGGATAGGGTTTAGTGTCAGACAGACCTGCGTCAAGTTCTGCCGATATGGACATGTAGAAATGTGATGGGTAGGAGAAGCATTTCACCTTCTAAGCAtctttcttcatctatgaaagaGATAGGACAACAGGACTTGTCCAGTGGATCAGATCTCTTgcaaatattaaatgagataatgaaggTACAgtatttagcacagtgcctggctcttAGTAGATGCTTAATTAATGgtaaatattactattatttttgtcattagTATTATTTAACGTATCATTAATATCATATTAACATGTATCATTTAAAATTCACAGAGATTCCTGCAATAAAGACCAGACCATATTCCAGAatactcattcatttaacaaatatttaattaatccTATATTAAGTTATATGGGAAATAAAACAGGTATGGCCTCTGCTTTGATGAAGCCAGTAGTAGTATCAtgggtatttcttttttgttgttgaaggTATATTGTGTTTGAAACCTAAACACTACTCAATATAGTATCATGTTCTTCCTAATTAGTTCTAACTGGgaaattaatgcagaaaaatattGTGATGGCCATTTGAAAAGAGCttatatattattcatatttaaaGCTAACCTAACCAACAACTAATGTAAAGATGTACAAatatgaatgtttttatttctaattctgtaACTTTTAATTCAGCATTGCAACTGATTAAAATGTGGCCGTAAAGAGTAGCTTTGTAAACTGCCCAAAGTCTTTTGTGGGTTTGGTTAAAAAATAGGACATATTCAAGAATTGCCATCATCAGAGGAATCATTTTTTGCACCTTTCATAAGGTTTCTAAGCATCTGTTTGATTGGGGTAATAAAACTCGGCTCAGTGCTAAATTTCTGCACTTATTGTTCAGCAGATATCAACAAGGACACATTCAGGAGGAGATATGCAACATCCGCTTCAGTGTTGGCAAGAGAAAGTCttgaaaagcatttaataaatgaatcATGGCATCCTCCagtagaaaaaaaagacaatggctTACAACCTCACAGGCAGAGACATTTTATTACAGGTTCATCATCTCAGCCTTGTGAGCCTGAGGAACACTGTGTACAACAGATCTTACAAAAACGTAGATCAAAATATGATGATCCTTGTGGACCATTAAAACGGAGCAGGCCTAGCTCTTTTCAGCCGAACAATTCTCTTATCTGTAAGTATGTGCCCTGTGATCAATTTCAAGATTATGTGAAAGAAAAGAAGCCAAATCATCAAGAAAGTTCAAAGGCGGAGAAAGAGCAGATCCAAATTAACAGCGCAATAGAAAAATTCCTTATGAGGGAGGACAACACAGAGTTATCAAGGTTATcaacaaaaatcaagaaaacatatTCTCCTAAGAGGGTTAGCTTCTGTGATCCTGATTTAGTAGAAAAAAATCGTCTGGTGATGTCATCTAAAACATCAACCCactggaaacagcagaaaaaTCAAAGCAGCCACCTGACCAAGTTGGATCTCAAAAAATGTGGCAATCCTCAGGAGggaaacaaaggaggaaaacgGTGTACTGATCCACAGATTCCGAAAAAGAAGAGAACCAGTCAATCTGACCtcaaagggaaaattaaaaaacaaaattcaaagataaaattaaactCACACCTTTTCAGAAAAGTCAAAGTCCATCCAGAAAAATCATTGTCAGAACtcccaaagaaatgcaaacaggtATTGTTACTGCCTCATAAATTACCTAAAGCTTCTCAGAAAGAAGTTGATATAAACCTTGTGCCCTCTGCAGATTTTCTCCAACAGCCAGTGAGTAACAACAACTATAATAAACTCACTTCAAAGAGCATGCCTCTCAAACATGCTCCAAAGCAGACCCCGTATTACCAACAAGACACTAAAAAGACTCCTCCACTCAGTGCTAATGACTTACCTGTAGTCACCCAGAGGTCCAGGGAAGGCAACTGTCACCCTAATGGCCTCATTCCTGATAGCAATGCATCAACACTGCCTCTACCCACACCCGTCGTAGCTGAACACAGGCAGGCAAGCTCTCGATCTTCAAATGAGCAAGTGGAAGGTGCAACTCCCCTTGCATTGGAAGTACCCAAATATTTACCAGGCACTTGGGAAAATATAGAAAGTGATGTTTTACCACCCAGCATTTCCAGGGGGTCTACTGACCAAGGAGCAACAGAGCCCACTGAGCACAGGGAGCAGGACAAATCCACGATCATTGAGCCAAATCAGTTTTCTTTGTCCCTGGGGAATCAAACACAACTTGTAGATGGCCACAAAATGGACACCGATAAAGAACCTACCTTAAATCAAAATGAAACCTTGAAACATGTAGAGCAACACTCAAGTCACACGCAACTTGGAAATGAGGAAAAATGTTGATGACCAAATGGAAAATATCACGTCAAATTGTGGAATGTTGTATCATGGATGAGGGAAATGATGTAGGAATAAAACCTCCTCAAAGAGAAACTGATGATTCTGCTC is from Meles meles chromosome 1, mMelMel3.1 paternal haplotype, whole genome shotgun sequence and encodes:
- the LRRC53 gene encoding LOW QUALITY PROTEIN: leucine-rich repeat-containing protein 53 (The sequence of the model RefSeq protein was modified relative to this genomic sequence to represent the inferred CDS: inserted 1 base in 1 codon), coding for MLRLVAACPASCVVCTRDVTLCHQLNYIVAAPVTTKVLIITDGYLSSIESTNLSLLFNLALLSLSRNGIADVREDALHGLSELRTLLLEHNQISSSALTDLTFSKLRGLQVLVLSNNALHTLRGSWFRNTKGLTRLHLDGNRITNLTGTSFRGVKLHRLRHLDLSNNFISYIGKDAFQPFPQLQEVDLSRNRLAHMPDVFTPLKQLILLSLDKNQWSCSCDLYPLARFLRNYVKSARMLRNAQDLSCQPSAMAVATAKSVLKLSETNCDSKVSNFTLVLKNRSPLLLGQDVALLTVLGFAGAVGLTCLGLVVFNWKLQQGRANEHTSENLCCRTFDESLCAHEARNYHAKGYCNCHLTQENEIKVMSIVGSRKEMPLLQENSHQAALASESTAPDGSFRNLKGKDHGADSTFFCFGGRLLQSRCSEPRGNMAAFNEAGLLTRHCPKRVKELRNHEPGEVQPQTLPQHVTRTIDINKDTFRRRYATSASVLARESLEKHLINESWHPPVEKKDNGLQPHRQRHFITGSSSQPCEPEEHCVQQILQKRRSKYDDPCGPLKRSRPSSFQPNNSLICKYVPCDQFQDYVKEKKPNHQESSKAEKEQIQINSAIEKFLMREDNTELSRLSTKIKKTYSPKRVSFCDPDLVEKNRLVMSSKTSTHWKQQKNQSSHLTKLDLKKCGNPQEGNKGGKRCTDPQIPKKKRTSQSDLKGKIKKQNSKIKLNSHLFRKVKVHPEKSLSELPKKCKQVLLLPHKLPKASQKEVDINLVPSADFLQQPVSNNNYNKLTSKSMPLKHAPKQTPYYQQDTKKTPPLSANDLPVVTQRSREGNCHPNGLIPDSNASTLPLPTPVVAEHRQASSRSSNEQVEGATPLALEVPKYLPGTWENIESDVLPPSISRGSTDQGATEPTEHREQDKSTIIEPNQFSLSLGNQTQLVDGHKMDTDKEPTLNQNETLKHVEQHSSHTQLGNEEKXLMTKWKISRQIVECCIMDEGNDVGIKPPQRETDDSALNSSETQATGDLTSMKTNAIPYQNRTEIPKDISTSLSTQAIWNPTNSDKKEIDSTNALPRDDGIETLGIKILGKEEKKMLDGNKADSSTLIRTAQLTLKGSRKEMQQTWENGKSEKHMLYDSSSAKATITAKDLSITCSPEAENSHCSEIDLRINCNLQDFGEVQNIQPDKDDRAHKGSAGAVQTHLVLSTSPELKDMSFETRNKVPLIPRRINETGNSAPKPTPYPPSADCANPSPLEAELN